One window from the genome of Paraclostridium sordellii encodes:
- a CDS encoding pseudouridine-5'-phosphate glycosidase yields MLEKYLHIHPEVKKALSEGQPVVALESTIISHGMPYPKNVEMAKNVSKIIRDNGAIPATIAIIDGILKVGLTSEEIEFLGTSKNVLKASRRDLPFIISKKLNGATTVATTMILANLAGVKVFATGGIGGVHRGAQETFDISADLQELANTNVAVVCAGAKSILDIGLTLEYLETNGVPVVGFGTEDFPAFYTRKSGFGVDYKVDSSMEVASALKAKWDLDLKGGMVIGNPIPENFEMDYDTINNAIETALKEADENNITGKKVTPFLLDKVKTITAGKSLEANIELVYNNAKVAAQIAKDLSSLK; encoded by the coding sequence ATGTTAGAAAAATACTTACATATACACCCAGAGGTTAAAAAAGCTTTATCGGAAGGACAACCAGTAGTTGCTTTAGAATCAACTATAATATCTCATGGTATGCCTTATCCTAAAAATGTTGAAATGGCTAAAAATGTTAGCAAAATAATAAGAGATAATGGTGCTATACCTGCTACTATAGCAATAATAGATGGTATTTTAAAAGTCGGTCTTACATCTGAAGAAATAGAATTTTTAGGAACTAGTAAGAATGTTTTAAAGGCTAGCAGAAGAGATTTACCTTTCATTATATCAAAAAAACTTAATGGTGCCACAACAGTTGCTACTACAATGATTTTAGCCAATTTAGCTGGAGTTAAAGTTTTTGCTACTGGAGGTATAGGTGGTGTTCATAGGGGCGCACAAGAAACATTTGATATATCTGCTGATTTACAAGAATTAGCAAATACAAATGTAGCTGTAGTTTGTGCTGGTGCTAAATCGATATTAGATATAGGTCTTACTTTAGAATATTTAGAAACTAACGGAGTACCAGTTGTAGGGTTTGGTACAGAAGATTTCCCAGCATTTTATACTAGAAAAAGTGGGTTTGGAGTTGACTATAAAGTAGACTCATCTATGGAAGTTGCAAGTGCTTTAAAAGCTAAATGGGACTTAGATTTAAAGGGTGGTATGGTTATAGGGAACCCAATACCAGAAAATTTTGAAATGGACTATGATACAATAAATAACGCAATAGAAACAGCTTTAAAAGAAGCTGATGAAAATAATATAACTGGTAAAAAAGTTACACCTTTCTTATTAGATAAAGTGAAAACAATAACTGCCGGAAAAAGTTTAGAAGCTAATATAGAATTAGTTTATAACAATGCAAAAGTAGCAGCTCAAATAGCTAAAGACTTATCAAGTTTAAAATAA
- a CDS encoding RluA family pseudouridine synthase has translation MINVIYEDNHLLVVEKPVNVLSQGDDTNDKDMVNLLKNYLKVKYNKPGNVFVGLVHRLDRPVGGIMVFAKTSKAASRLSEQVRNKSFKKTYRAVLNGNMKKDKDTLKDYLYKNKKTNMVSVVNKNHKDAKDAELSYETISKNEKFSMVQVDLKTGRPHQIRVQFSSRNHPLFGDQRYGQHINKKGDQIALWSYKIEITHPTTKEKMEFICNPPNNYPWNLFEV, from the coding sequence ATGATAAATGTCATATATGAAGATAACCATTTACTAGTTGTAGAAAAGCCTGTTAATGTATTATCTCAAGGTGATGATACTAATGATAAGGATATGGTTAATTTATTAAAAAATTATCTAAAAGTAAAGTACAATAAGCCAGGGAATGTGTTTGTAGGTCTTGTTCATCGATTAGATAGACCAGTAGGTGGAATAATGGTTTTTGCAAAAACCTCCAAGGCTGCATCTAGATTATCAGAACAAGTTAGAAATAAAAGTTTTAAAAAGACATATAGAGCTGTTTTAAATGGAAATATGAAAAAAGATAAAGATACATTAAAAGACTATCTTTATAAGAATAAGAAAACTAATATGGTAAGCGTAGTTAATAAAAATCACAAAGATGCTAAAGATGCAGAGTTAAGTTATGAAACAATATCTAAAAATGAAAAATTTAGTATGGTTCAAGTTGATTTAAAAACTGGTAGACCACATCAAATAAGAGTTCAATTTTCAAGTAGAAATCATCCTTTATTTGGAGATCAAAGATATGGCCAGCATATAAATAAAAAGGGAGATCAGATAGCCCTTTGGTCGTATAAGATAGAAATAACTCATCCTACAACTAAAGAAAAGATGGAGTTTATATGCAATCCTCCAAATAATTATCCATGGAATTTATTTGAGGTGTAA
- a CDS encoding SEC-C metal-binding domain-containing protein: MSLYNTWRSLSENHNSQEEEVKFWEEYLQKETEIYNEILNSKKDVIEGKVSDLAQIFNTSVEYMMGFIDGISESLKEDLTEEKLETIEADTDVKLEIDWEKLYYNMVSVEAHWLYNLQGWNDILSEDKRKELQKAFKATKTVVKEDKIGRNEPCPCGSGKKFKKCCGK; encoded by the coding sequence ATGAGTTTATATAATACTTGGAGATCATTAAGTGAAAACCATAACAGTCAAGAAGAAGAAGTTAAATTCTGGGAAGAATACTTACAAAAAGAAACAGAAATATACAATGAAATATTAAATTCTAAAAAAGATGTTATAGAAGGTAAAGTTAGTGATTTAGCTCAAATTTTCAATACATCTGTAGAGTATATGATGGGATTCATAGATGGAATAAGCGAAAGTTTAAAAGAAGATTTAACTGAAGAAAAATTAGAAACTATAGAAGCTGATACTGACGTTAAATTAGAAATAGATTGGGAAAAATTATATTACAACATGGTATCTGTAGAAGCTCACTGGTTATATAATTTACAAGGATGGAATGATATATTATCAGAAGATAAGAGAAAAGAGCTACAAAAGGCTTTCAAAGCTACTAAAACAGTAGTTAAGGAAGATAAAATAGGTAGAAATGAACCATGTCCATGTGGAAGCGGAAAAAAATTCAAAAAATGTTGTGGAAAATAA
- a CDS encoding phospholipase C — MKRKFTKTVLNAVFVLGLCSIMGGTSYAWDGKKDGTGTHALIAEHGLTMLNNDLNQNEPKPIKQNIEILNKYLKDLKLGSTFPDYDPNAYDLFQDHFFDPDTGNNFTLDNKWYVASPIYDTAETQVRKFATLAENEWKKGNYKEATFLLGQGMHYLGDLNTPYHAANVTAVDSPGHVKYETFVENRKENYALNTAGNDTTQGIYKDAVANKDFDQWMTQNSVKYAKKAKALYYSHSTMKHNWDDWDYSGREAIKNSQVCTAGFLYRFINEVSEDQISGNNLTNEFNVVLKTADNEYAGTDDNVYFGFETKDGSKYEWNLDNAGNDFEKNQTDNYILKVKNDVKVNTNDITKYWVRKENRTPISDDWELSNIKLISNGKVILQKDINKVFSGNQVYDINK, encoded by the coding sequence ATGAAACGTAAATTTACTAAAACGGTACTTAATGCAGTTTTTGTCTTAGGGTTATGCTCTATTATGGGGGGAACATCTTATGCTTGGGATGGAAAAAAAGACGGAACTGGAACACATGCACTTATTGCAGAACATGGATTAACTATGTTAAATAATGATTTAAATCAAAATGAACCAAAGCCAATAAAACAAAACATAGAAATATTAAACAAATATTTGAAAGACTTAAAATTAGGATCAACTTTCCCAGACTATGACCCTAATGCATATGATTTATTTCAAGACCATTTCTTTGACCCAGATACAGGTAACAACTTTACATTAGATAATAAATGGTATGTAGCATCTCCTATTTATGATACAGCTGAAACACAAGTAAGAAAATTTGCTACTTTAGCTGAAAATGAATGGAAAAAAGGAAATTATAAAGAAGCTACATTTTTATTAGGTCAAGGAATGCATTATTTAGGGGATTTAAATACACCATACCATGCAGCTAATGTAACTGCAGTAGATAGTCCAGGTCATGTAAAGTATGAAACATTTGTAGAAAACAGAAAAGAGAATTATGCTTTAAATACAGCTGGAAATGATACAACTCAAGGAATATATAAAGATGCAGTAGCTAATAAGGATTTTGATCAATGGATGACTCAAAACTCTGTAAAATATGCTAAAAAGGCAAAAGCTTTATATTACAGCCATTCAACTATGAAACATAATTGGGATGATTGGGATTATTCAGGAAGAGAAGCGATAAAAAATTCTCAAGTATGTACAGCAGGATTTTTATATAGATTTATAAATGAGGTTTCAGAAGATCAAATTTCAGGAAACAATTTAACAAATGAATTTAATGTAGTTTTAAAAACTGCAGACAATGAATATGCAGGAACTGACGATAATGTATATTTTGGATTTGAAACTAAAGATGGAAGTAAGTATGAATGGAATTTAGATAATGCAGGAAATGATTTTGAAAAAAATCAAACAGATAATTATATACTAAAAGTGAAGAATGATGTAAAAGTTAACACAAATGATATAACAAAATATTGGGTTAGAAAAGAAAATAGAACACCAATAAGTGACGATTGGGAATTAAGTAATATAAAATTAATATCAAATGGAAAAGTAATTCTTCAAAAAGATATTAATAAGGTATTTTCAGGTAATCAAGTTTATGATATAAACAAATAA
- a CDS encoding response regulator transcription factor — translation MEVLVISKSFIVREAIGLFFSNRFENYKVKSLKDLSEAQNISLSNIDFVFIDIDQGSIDLIGYIKEIFQDIKIMVFNKDKDREIFMECFRNGINGYLIDIPEKDELMHIVSTVIKGKKYYDLELLEGVLDIKKESSYESVDLLTDRENEVLDKVSTGLTNKEIANQLYVSEHTIKKHITNILAKLDMRNRRDLIIYTKCKIKGKSLSIT, via the coding sequence ATGGAAGTATTAGTAATATCAAAATCTTTTATAGTTAGAGAAGCAATAGGTTTATTTTTCAGTAACAGATTTGAGAATTATAAAGTAAAAAGCTTAAAAGATTTAAGTGAAGCTCAGAATATTAGTCTATCAAATATTGATTTTGTATTTATAGATATAGATCAAGGATCAATAGATTTAATAGGTTATATAAAAGAAATTTTCCAGGATATAAAAATTATGGTTTTTAATAAAGATAAAGATAGAGAAATTTTTATGGAATGTTTTAGGAATGGCATTAATGGTTATCTAATAGATATACCTGAAAAAGATGAATTAATGCACATAGTAAGTACAGTTATTAAAGGGAAGAAATATTATGATTTAGAACTATTAGAAGGCGTTTTAGATATAAAAAAAGAAAGTAGTTATGAAAGTGTTGATTTATTAACTGATAGGGAAAATGAAGTTTTAGATAAAGTATCTACTGGATTAACAAATAAAGAAATAGCTAATCAATTGTATGTAAGTGAACATACTATCAAAAAACATATAACTAATATACTTGCAAAGTTAGATATGCGTAATAGAAGAGATTTGATAATATATACAAAATGTAAGATAAAGGGGAAATCTCTGAGTATTACATAA
- a CDS encoding class I SAM-dependent methyltransferase gives MLLLADKWKDYELIDMGNGEKLERWGNVVLRRPDPQVMWPIAEEKGLWKTPHGHYHRSSRGGGQWEHKKKYPEKWTISYKNLKFNISPTGFKHTGLFPEQAANWDWAMDKIQNAGRPIKVLNLFAYTGGATVACAYAGAEVCHVDASKGMVTWAKENLHTSGLQDRKVRFIVDDVVKFVEREIRRGNKYDAIIMDPPSYGRGPKGEVWQIEDKLYGLVELCTKVLSDKPLFFLINSYTTGLSPIILEHILDATVAKKAKGGKIYGGEIGIPTSKDKKVLPCGIFGRWESK, from the coding sequence ATGTTATTATTAGCTGATAAATGGAAAGATTATGAACTTATAGATATGGGTAACGGAGAAAAGTTAGAGCGTTGGGGAAATGTTGTTTTAAGAAGACCAGATCCACAAGTTATGTGGCCAATAGCTGAAGAAAAAGGGCTATGGAAAACACCTCATGGACATTACCATAGAAGTAGTAGAGGTGGTGGTCAATGGGAACATAAAAAGAAGTATCCTGAAAAATGGACAATAAGCTATAAAAATTTAAAGTTTAATATAAGTCCAACTGGATTTAAACATACAGGTTTATTCCCAGAACAAGCGGCAAACTGGGATTGGGCAATGGATAAGATACAAAATGCAGGGAGACCAATAAAGGTTTTAAATTTATTTGCATATACTGGAGGAGCTACTGTTGCGTGTGCGTATGCAGGAGCAGAAGTGTGTCATGTAGATGCATCTAAAGGAATGGTAACTTGGGCTAAAGAAAATTTACACACATCAGGACTTCAAGATAGAAAAGTAAGATTTATTGTAGATGATGTTGTAAAATTTGTTGAAAGAGAAATAAGAAGAGGAAATAAATATGATGCTATAATAATGGATCCTCCTTCTTATGGAAGAGGGCCAAAAGGAGAAGTTTGGCAAATAGAAGATAAGCTATACGGATTAGTAGAATTATGTACTAAGGTTTTATCTGATAAACCTTTATTTTTCTTAATAAACTCATATACAACTGGATTGTCTCCAATAATACTTGAGCATATATTAGATGCTACAGTTGCTAAAAAGGCTAAAGGTGGAAAAATATATGGAGGAGAAATAGGAATTCCTACGTCAAAAGATAAAAAAGTACTTCCTTGTGGTATATTTGGAAGATGGGAGTCTAAATAA
- a CDS encoding ferritin, giving the protein MASQKVIDALNNQLQMEFFSEYFYMSMEAYFVENNLDGFANFFNVQVKEERDHAYKFFNYISRAGGKIVLQAIEKPKSDFESPLDVFEAALEHEKIISNSIHELVDLAISEKDHTTSSFLRWFVDEQSEEEENMEKVVRKLRLLKNDPAGLLIIDQELAQRAYVPPVQNA; this is encoded by the coding sequence ATGGCAAGTCAAAAAGTTATAGATGCATTAAATAATCAACTTCAAATGGAGTTTTTCTCTGAGTACTTCTATATGTCAATGGAAGCTTACTTTGTTGAAAACAATTTAGATGGTTTTGCAAATTTCTTTAATGTTCAAGTTAAAGAAGAAAGAGACCACGCTTACAAATTTTTCAATTACATAAGTAGAGCTGGGGGTAAAATTGTTCTACAAGCTATAGAAAAACCTAAATCTGATTTTGAAAGTCCTTTAGATGTATTTGAAGCTGCGTTAGAACATGAGAAAATTATAAGTAATTCTATTCACGAATTAGTTGATTTAGCAATTTCTGAAAAAGATCATACTACTTCATCTTTCTTAAGATGGTTTGTCGATGAACAATCAGAAGAAGAGGAAAACATGGAGAAGGTAGTTAGAAAGTTAAGATTACTAAAAAATGATCCTGCTGGTCTTTTAATAATTGATCAAGAACTAGCTCAAAGAGCTTATGTTCCACCAGTTCAAAACGCATAA
- a CDS encoding PfkB family carbohydrate kinase — MTDREKEILNILIEDPMVSQQELADKLNITRSSVAVHITNLMKKGHIKGKGYIINKGNFVTVIGGSNIDIQGSPNNTLTMFDSNPGKVDISLGGVGRNISENIAKLGLSTKLLSAVGNDIYGNKILSECKQLNIDVSDCYVSDAFPTSMYLSILNSDYDMQLAISHMDIIEKIDIDYIVSKHNSIKDSLAIVLDTNLSYEVIDYISRTYTNIPIFIDTVSTQKSLKIKDIIGRFNTIKPNKLEAEILSDIKINTQDDLKQCAQYFLKKGVKNVFITLGQDGVFCANENESLLLPGVKVNAVNATGAGDAFISALVYSYLNHFNLKDTAEFSTAASILTLLHKDTINPSMSVDSVEKILKEMI; from the coding sequence ATGACTGATAGAGAAAAAGAAATTTTAAATATTTTAATTGAAGACCCTATGGTCTCTCAACAAGAACTTGCAGATAAACTTAATATAACTCGTTCTTCTGTTGCTGTTCATATAACAAATTTAATGAAGAAAGGCCACATTAAAGGAAAAGGTTATATTATAAACAAAGGAAATTTTGTAACAGTTATTGGAGGATCTAATATAGATATTCAAGGTTCTCCTAATAATACGCTTACTATGTTTGATTCTAACCCAGGGAAAGTAGATATTTCACTAGGAGGAGTAGGTAGAAATATCTCTGAAAACATAGCTAAGCTTGGCTTAAGTACAAAACTTTTATCAGCAGTAGGAAATGACATTTATGGAAATAAAATTTTATCAGAGTGTAAGCAGTTAAATATAGATGTTTCAGATTGTTATGTATCAGATGCTTTTCCAACATCTATGTACTTATCTATTTTAAATAGTGATTACGACATGCAATTGGCTATATCTCATATGGATATTATAGAAAAAATAGATATAGATTATATAGTTTCTAAACATAACTCAATAAAAGATTCTTTAGCTATTGTATTGGATACAAATTTATCTTATGAGGTTATAGACTATATAAGTAGAACTTATACTAATATCCCAATTTTCATAGATACAGTTTCTACACAAAAAAGTCTTAAGATAAAAGATATAATAGGAAGATTCAATACAATAAAGCCTAATAAGCTAGAGGCTGAAATTTTATCAGATATAAAAATAAATACCCAAGATGACTTAAAACAATGTGCTCAATATTTTCTAAAAAAGGGAGTAAAAAATGTTTTTATCACATTAGGTCAAGATGGTGTATTTTGTGCTAATGAAAATGAATCTTTATTATTGCCTGGTGTAAAAGTAAATGCAGTAAATGCTACAGGGGCTGGAGATGCATTTATATCAGCATTAGTTTATAGCTATTTAAATCATTTTAATTTGAAAGATACAGCTGAATTTTCAACAGCTGCTTCAATACTTACATTATTACACAAAGACACTATTAATCCGAGTATGTCCGTTGATAGTGTTGAAAAAATATTAAAGGAGATGATCTAA
- a CDS encoding peptide arginase family protein has product MNRYTGFYIDKPLGNNVFSYDERENKKIYVPKLIQGDLNDVKIGHEVVFSEMEFEEEINSIGLKNIVKFNYKGKTVYIFDNHNHSFYFWIKSLKEGLFNKGCKLVHIDQHKDMREPENYVVDIENIDDVFRYTNYVLNVGNFIKPALYHNIFSDAIIIDSTYGFEMDIDGEIVLDIDLDIFSKDMEYMSYDLRINKIREYINRANVITIASSPFFIDQGDAIKVLKELFNCDII; this is encoded by the coding sequence ATGAATAGATATACTGGATTTTATATAGATAAACCATTAGGAAATAATGTGTTTTCATATGATGAGAGAGAGAATAAAAAAATATATGTTCCTAAGCTTATACAAGGCGATTTAAATGATGTAAAAATAGGACATGAAGTAGTATTTAGTGAAATGGAATTTGAAGAAGAAATAAACTCTATAGGATTAAAAAACATAGTAAAATTTAACTACAAAGGTAAGACTGTATATATATTTGATAACCACAATCATTCTTTCTATTTTTGGATAAAAAGTCTTAAGGAAGGGTTATTTAATAAAGGATGCAAGCTAGTTCATATAGATCAGCATAAAGATATGAGAGAACCAGAAAATTATGTTGTAGATATAGAAAATATAGATGATGTTTTTAGATATACAAATTATGTATTAAATGTAGGTAATTTTATAAAGCCTGCGCTTTATCATAATATTTTTTCAGATGCTATAATAATAGATAGTACTTATGGATTTGAAATGGATATAGATGGAGAAATAGTTTTAGATATAGACTTAGATATTTTTTCTAAAGATATGGAGTATATGTCTTACGATTTAAGAATTAATAAAATCAGAGAATATATAAATAGAGCTAATGTTATAACTATTGCAAGTAGCCCGTTCTTTATAGACCAAGGCGATGCTATAAAAGTATTAAAAGAATTATTCAATTGTGATATAATATAA
- the carB gene encoding carbamoyl-phosphate synthase large subunit, whose translation MPKIDIIKKTLVLGSGPIIIGQAAEFDYSGTQACQALKEEGIEVVLINSNPATIMTDEEVADKIYIEPLTIEFIEKIIEKERPDSILAGMGGQTGLNLAVELHDAGILDKYNVKVLGTSIESIKKGEDRDLFREVMREINQPVVVSDIVTNLEDGLDFANKIGYPVVVRPAYTLGGTGGGIAETKEELTEILSQGIQLSPVGQVLLEKSIKGWKEIEYEVMRDGNGNCITVCNMENIDPVGVHTGDSIVVAPSQTLSDKEYQMLRKASIDIINAIEVKGGCNVQIALNPHSLEYAIIEINPRVSRSSALASKATGYPIAKVAAKIALGYTLDEIQNAVTKKTYACFEPTLDYVVVKIPKWPFDKFKQANRKLGTKMMATGEIMSIGSNFEAAILKGIRSLEIGKYSLVHKASEDRSIEQLKARVVVPDDERLFDLAEMIRRGYKIEMIEQITGVDKWFINKFKWIVEQEEKLRGMHIEDLTKDYLLELKKKGFSDKGIADLMKISPEKVYELRTLYNITPSYKMVDTCGGEFDALSPYYYSTYEEYDEVVVSDNKKVIVLGSGPIRIGQGIEFDYCSVHCVKSLRAQGIETIIINNNPETVSTDFDTSDKLYFEPLTEEEVLNIIEKENPDGVILQFGGQTAIKLAKFLDEKKIKILGTSCKDIDEAEDREKFDELLEKLDINRPKGKAIWSVNEGIEEAKKLGYPVLVRPSYVLGGQGMEITYDENKLTQYLTDAFLRDSKNPVLIDKYLTGREIEVDAICDGEDILIPGIMEHLERAGVHSGDSITMYPSQNISDEIKAKILDYTKKIALELNVLGMVNIQFIEFHGELYIIEVNPRASRTVPYISKVSKVPIIDLATKCMLGSKLKDLGYGTGVYKEPKLISVKVPVFSMSKLARVDVSLGPEMKSTGEVLGVGETLEEALYKGFLGAGKKMSNKRGVVLATVNNYDKDEFMEIAKDMNELGYTFVATEGTAKALRENGIEAKVVNRVEEARPNILDVIRNKQVDIVINTPTKGNDSTRDGFKIRRTATEFSTEVMTSLDTLKALVEVKKKEINRDGLSVYNIAE comes from the coding sequence ATGCCTAAAATAGATATTATTAAAAAGACTTTAGTATTAGGGTCAGGACCTATAATAATAGGGCAAGCAGCAGAGTTTGATTACTCTGGAACACAAGCTTGCCAGGCTTTAAAAGAAGAGGGAATAGAGGTTGTTTTAATAAATAGTAATCCAGCTACTATAATGACGGACGAAGAAGTAGCAGATAAAATATATATAGAACCATTAACAATAGAATTTATAGAAAAAATAATAGAAAAAGAAAGACCAGATAGTATATTAGCAGGTATGGGAGGTCAAACAGGGCTTAACTTAGCAGTTGAACTTCATGATGCAGGTATACTTGATAAATATAATGTAAAGGTATTGGGAACTTCTATAGAGTCTATAAAAAAAGGTGAAGACAGAGATTTATTTAGAGAAGTTATGAGGGAAATAAACCAACCAGTAGTAGTAAGTGATATAGTAACTAACTTAGAAGATGGATTAGATTTTGCTAATAAAATAGGCTATCCAGTAGTAGTTAGACCTGCATATACACTTGGTGGAACTGGTGGAGGTATAGCTGAAACAAAAGAAGAATTAACAGAAATACTTTCACAAGGGATACAATTAAGTCCAGTTGGCCAAGTACTGCTTGAAAAAAGTATTAAGGGTTGGAAAGAAATAGAATATGAAGTAATGAGAGATGGAAATGGGAACTGTATAACAGTATGTAACATGGAAAATATAGATCCTGTTGGAGTTCATACTGGAGATAGTATTGTTGTTGCACCTAGTCAAACTTTAAGTGATAAAGAATACCAAATGTTAAGAAAAGCATCTATAGACATAATAAATGCTATAGAAGTTAAAGGTGGATGTAATGTTCAGATAGCATTAAATCCTCATAGCTTAGAGTATGCAATTATAGAAATAAATCCAAGGGTTAGTAGATCATCAGCTCTTGCATCAAAAGCTACAGGATACCCAATAGCAAAGGTTGCTGCAAAAATTGCACTAGGGTATACATTAGATGAAATACAAAATGCAGTTACAAAGAAGACTTACGCATGTTTTGAGCCAACTCTTGATTATGTGGTTGTAAAAATACCTAAATGGCCATTTGATAAATTTAAGCAAGCAAATAGAAAATTAGGAACAAAGATGATGGCTACAGGAGAAATAATGAGTATAGGAAGTAACTTTGAAGCAGCTATACTTAAAGGGATAAGATCGTTAGAAATAGGAAAATATTCATTAGTTCACAAGGCTTCTGAAGATAGAAGTATAGAACAATTAAAAGCTAGAGTAGTGGTTCCTGATGACGAAAGATTATTTGACTTAGCAGAAATGATAAGAAGAGGCTATAAAATAGAAATGATAGAACAAATCACTGGAGTTGATAAGTGGTTTATAAATAAATTTAAATGGATAGTAGAACAAGAAGAAAAATTAAGAGGAATGCATATAGAGGATTTAACTAAAGATTATTTATTAGAACTTAAGAAAAAAGGATTTTCAGATAAAGGTATAGCTGACCTAATGAAAATAAGTCCAGAAAAAGTTTATGAGTTAAGAACTTTATATAACATAACTCCATCATATAAAATGGTTGATACCTGTGGAGGAGAATTTGATGCACTATCTCCATATTATTACTCAACTTATGAAGAATATGATGAAGTAGTTGTAAGTGATAATAAAAAAGTTATAGTATTAGGGTCAGGCCCAATAAGAATAGGGCAAGGTATAGAGTTTGACTATTGTTCAGTTCACTGTGTTAAATCGTTAAGAGCACAAGGAATAGAAACTATAATAATAAACAACAATCCAGAAACAGTAAGTACGGATTTTGATACATCTGATAAATTATACTTTGAGCCATTAACTGAAGAGGAAGTATTAAATATAATAGAAAAAGAAAATCCAGATGGAGTTATACTTCAATTTGGAGGACAAACAGCTATAAAGCTAGCTAAGTTCTTAGATGAAAAGAAAATAAAAATATTAGGAACAAGTTGTAAAGATATAGATGAAGCAGAAGATAGAGAAAAGTTTGATGAGCTATTAGAGAAATTAGATATAAATAGACCTAAAGGAAAGGCTATATGGTCAGTAAATGAAGGTATTGAAGAAGCTAAAAAATTAGGGTATCCAGTACTTGTTAGACCTTCTTATGTACTTGGAGGTCAAGGTATGGAAATAACTTATGATGAAAATAAGTTAACTCAATATTTAACAGATGCTTTCTTAAGAGATAGTAAAAATCCAGTACTTATAGATAAGTACTTAACTGGTAGAGAAATAGAAGTAGATGCTATATGTGACGGAGAAGATATACTAATTCCAGGTATAATGGAACACTTAGAAAGAGCTGGAGTTCACTCTGGAGACAGTATAACAATGTACCCAAGTCAAAATATAAGTGATGAAATAAAAGCTAAAATATTAGACTATACTAAGAAGATTGCTTTAGAGCTAAATGTTTTGGGAATGGTAAATATACAATTTATAGAGTTTCATGGAGAACTATATATAATAGAGGTTAATCCAAGAGCAAGTAGAACAGTTCCATATATAAGTAAGGTAAGTAAGGTACCTATTATAGACTTAGCTACAAAATGTATGTTAGGATCTAAATTAAAAGATTTAGGATATGGAACAGGAGTTTATAAAGAACCTAAGTTAATATCTGTAAAAGTTCCAGTATTCTCAATGTCTAAGCTTGCTAGAGTTGATGTGAGTTTAGGGCCTGAAATGAAATCCACAGGAGAAGTTTTAGGAGTTGGAGAAACTTTAGAGGAAGCTTTATATAAAGGTTTCTTAGGTGCTGGTAAGAAGATGTCTAACAAAAGAGGTGTCGTTTTAGCTACTGTAAATAACTATGATAAAGATGAGTTTATGGAAATAGCTAAGGATATGAATGAATTAGGATATACTTTCGTAGCAACTGAAGGAACAGCTAAGGCTTTAAGAGAAAATGGAATAGAAGCAAAAGTTGTAAATAGAGTAGAAGAAGCTAGGCCAAATATACTAGATGTTATAAGAAATAAGCAAGTTGATATAGTAATAAACACTCCTACTAAAGGAAATGATTCAACTAGAGATGGATTTAAGATTAGAAGAACGGCAACAGAGTTTTCAACAGAAGTGATGACATCATTAGATACATTAAAAGCTTTAGTAGAAGTTAAAAAGAAAGAAATAAATAGAGATGGGTTATCTGTTTATAATATAGCTGAGTAA